A single genomic interval of Pseudodesulfovibrio sp. S3 harbors:
- a CDS encoding tetratricopeptide repeat protein, producing the protein MAETKTAQPDVLADIESHTPESLHPILEAAFKYRKQVIIGVCAILAVTAVYAGFNAYTSKAMASAQAELGAILTETSGPDQIARLEGLLSEVPDSVKPAVTLEVAKACMAQGDYAKAATYWEAMAGNTEGEMQFVARMGKAKSLLLGDKASDALTEMKELVGIASAAYTVPVYRQLALTAEAAGDKKEALSAYKKLNENTISDKPFIEYKISQLETE; encoded by the coding sequence ATGGCTGAAACCAAGACCGCTCAACCCGATGTGCTCGCAGACATCGAGTCCCACACCCCGGAATCCCTGCACCCCATCCTTGAGGCCGCATTCAAATACCGCAAGCAGGTCATCATCGGTGTCTGCGCCATTCTGGCCGTGACCGCCGTTTACGCAGGTTTCAACGCGTACACCTCCAAGGCCATGGCTTCGGCCCAGGCCGAACTCGGCGCCATCCTGACCGAGACCTCCGGACCGGACCAGATCGCCCGGCTCGAAGGACTGCTTTCCGAGGTGCCGGACTCGGTCAAACCCGCTGTGACGCTGGAAGTGGCCAAGGCGTGCATGGCTCAGGGCGATTACGCCAAAGCCGCGACCTACTGGGAAGCCATGGCAGGCAACACCGAAGGCGAGATGCAGTTCGTGGCCCGGATGGGCAAGGCCAAATCCCTGCTCCTCGGAGACAAGGCTTCGGACGCCCTGACCGAAATGAAGGAACTGGTGGGCATCGCCTCGGCCGCCTACACCGTGCCCGTCTACCGCCAATTGGCCCTGACCGCCGAAGCTGCCGGAGACAAGAAAGAAGCGCTGTCCGCTTACAAGAAGCTCAACGAAAACACGATCAGCGACAAACCTTTCATCGAGTACAAAATTTCCCAACTGGAAACCGAATAG
- a CDS encoding glutamate-5-semialdehyde dehydrogenase, which translates to MVGVGMDIRTQMVEMGKRAKSAARGLATASGKAKQDALLILADLLESESGVIAEANRLDLDAAAERGLDKARVQRLTISEKVLGSMIQGCREVAAMADPVGEIESMTKRPNGMLVGRMRVPLGVVAMIYESRPNATVDAGILCLKAGNAVILRGGSEAFHSNKCLAGLMHQALEKAGLPRDAVQVPPTTDREAVTEMLKLEQYIDVVIPRGGEGLIRAVTSQASMPVLKHYKGVCQIFADSSCDITKAVPVIENAKMQYPSGCNALECLLVHKDVAEVLLPKVAQAIGPKGVKFKACAKSLPLLGEFAEPAVDGDWGFEFLDLILAVKVVEDMDEALDYIAEHGSNHTESILSEDYANCMRFIREVDASLVVANASTRFNDGGQLGLGAEIGISTSKLHAYGPMGIKELTSAKFVLLGEGQIRE; encoded by the coding sequence ATTGTAGGAGTGGGTATGGATATACGTACACAGATGGTGGAGATGGGCAAGCGCGCCAAGTCTGCGGCCCGTGGTTTGGCGACTGCGTCGGGCAAGGCCAAACAGGACGCCCTGCTGATTCTGGCCGACCTGCTGGAATCCGAGTCCGGAGTCATTGCCGAGGCCAACAGGCTGGACCTGGATGCCGCCGCCGAGCGCGGTTTGGACAAGGCCCGCGTACAGCGGCTGACCATCAGCGAAAAGGTGTTGGGCTCCATGATTCAGGGCTGCCGCGAGGTGGCGGCCATGGCCGATCCGGTGGGCGAAATCGAGTCCATGACCAAGCGTCCGAATGGGATGCTGGTGGGCCGTATGCGGGTACCGCTCGGTGTGGTGGCCATGATCTACGAATCCCGGCCCAACGCCACGGTGGATGCGGGCATCCTTTGTCTCAAGGCAGGCAACGCGGTCATCCTGCGCGGCGGGTCCGAGGCTTTTCATTCCAACAAGTGCCTTGCGGGGCTGATGCATCAGGCCCTGGAAAAGGCCGGACTGCCCAGGGATGCAGTCCAGGTGCCGCCGACCACGGATCGCGAGGCCGTGACCGAGATGCTCAAGCTGGAACAGTACATCGACGTGGTCATTCCGCGCGGCGGTGAAGGGCTTATCAGGGCCGTGACCAGCCAGGCCTCCATGCCCGTGCTCAAGCATTACAAGGGTGTGTGCCAGATTTTTGCGGACAGTTCCTGTGACATCACCAAGGCGGTGCCCGTCATCGAGAATGCCAAGATGCAGTACCCCAGCGGCTGCAACGCCCTGGAATGTCTGTTGGTGCACAAGGATGTGGCCGAGGTTCTGCTGCCCAAGGTGGCCCAGGCCATCGGCCCCAAGGGTGTAAAGTTCAAGGCGTGCGCCAAGTCCCTGCCCTTGTTGGGCGAATTTGCCGAACCTGCCGTGGACGGTGACTGGGGCTTCGAGTTCCTTGACCTGATTCTGGCCGTGAAAGTGGTGGAGGATATGGACGAGGCCCTGGACTACATTGCGGAGCACGGTTCCAATCATACGGAATCCATATTGTCCGAGGATTATGCCAACTGCATGCGTTTCATCCGCGAAGTGGACGCCTCCCTGGTGGTGGCCAACGCCTCCACACGGTTCAACGACGGGGGCCAGCTCGGTCTGGGCGCCGAGATCGGCATCTCCACCTCCAAGCTCCATGCCTATGGCCCCATGGGTATCAAGGAGTTGACGAGCGCCAAGTTCGTGCTTCTGGGCGAAGGGCAGATACGCGAATAA
- a CDS encoding carboxypeptidase-like regulatory domain-containing protein, with translation MRKILLFTLCLLLLATSAFARDGRIFGVVTDGDGRPVAGARLECVREISQYRVVTFTTADGNFAFNAVPPGIYFVSATLKGVVLGEQRVEFMLPTGRKADFIVDADLVDSVSQ, from the coding sequence ATGAGAAAAATATTATTGTTCACCCTTTGCCTGTTGTTGCTTGCGACCTCGGCATTTGCCCGGGACGGCAGGATATTCGGGGTGGTGACCGATGGTGACGGCCGTCCTGTGGCCGGGGCCAGGCTGGAGTGCGTCCGGGAGATATCTCAATACAGGGTGGTCACCTTCACCACCGCAGACGGGAATTTCGCTTTCAATGCCGTGCCGCCTGGGATCTATTTTGTGAGCGCAACCCTGAAGGGCGTGGTTCTGGGCGAGCAGCGGGTGGAGTTCATGCTGCCGACAGGCCGGAAAGCGGATTTCATCGTTGACGCCGATTTGGTGGATTCGGTGAGCCAGTGA
- the nadD gene encoding nicotinate (nicotinamide) nucleotide adenylyltransferase: MKIGILGGSFNPVHTGHVRMAIEVREQLELDRVDLVPASEPPHKAHAAILPFELRLDLVGRAIEGIPGLGINPLEGDRPGPSFTCDTLTCYRTEQPRSEIHFILGASTFLELPKWRRGLEIPKLASLVVVNRWEAADAVAGTVKDRWPEAVREDMGLWRLAGGNTIRLLDIPRLDIKGGHIRRRWLEHRNLSLLVPAGVESVLEGRAAELEEYWGKRS, from the coding sequence GTGAAGATAGGTATTCTCGGCGGTAGTTTCAATCCGGTCCATACCGGGCATGTGCGCATGGCCATCGAGGTCCGCGAACAGCTTGAGTTGGACCGTGTGGACCTGGTTCCGGCCAGCGAGCCGCCGCACAAGGCACATGCGGCCATCCTTCCTTTTGAGTTGCGTCTGGACCTGGTCGGACGGGCCATAGAAGGCATCCCCGGTCTCGGGATCAATCCCCTTGAGGGCGATCGTCCCGGCCCGTCGTTCACCTGCGACACCCTGACCTGTTACCGTACGGAACAACCCCGGTCCGAAATACATTTCATTCTTGGTGCGTCCACCTTTCTGGAATTGCCCAAATGGCGGCGCGGCCTGGAAATACCGAAGTTGGCTTCCCTGGTCGTGGTCAACCGTTGGGAAGCTGCCGATGCCGTGGCCGGAACCGTGAAGGACCGATGGCCAGAGGCGGTTCGGGAGGATATGGGGCTGTGGCGTCTGGCCGGCGGCAACACCATCCGGCTCCTCGACATCCCACGTCTGGACATCAAGGGTGGTCATATCCGCCGCCGGTGGCTGGAACACAGGAATCTGAGCCTGCTGGTTCCGGCCGGAGTGGAATCCGTGCTTGAGGGGCGGGCGGCTGAGCTTGAAGAATATTGGGGGAAGCGCAGCTAG